The following are encoded together in the Solidesulfovibrio fructosivorans JJ] genome:
- the dsrA gene encoding dissimilatory-type sulfite reductase subunit alpha — protein sequence MAKHQTPMLDQLETGPWPSFVSDIKQEAAHRAANPKGLDYQIPVDCADDLLGVLELSFKDKETHWKHGGIVGVFGYGGGVIGRYCDQPEMFPGVAHFHTVRVAQPSGKYYTTEYLRQIMDIWDLRGSGLTNMHGSTGDIVLLGTTTPQLEEIFHDLTHNLNTDLGGSGSNLRTPADCLGQSRCEFACYDTQDVCHTLTNDYQDELHRPAFPYKFKFKFDGCPNGCVASIARSDFSVIGTWKDDIQIDQDRVKAYVGGEFKPGGGSHAGRDWGAFDVVKEVVDRCPTGCMSYDGAKLSIDNSNCTRCMHCINTMPAALKIGKETGASILVGAKAPILDGAQMSSLLVPFVVVENPYDEVKEIIENIWDWWMEEGKNRERVGETIKRLSFQKLLEVTNTKAIPQHVESPRANPYIFFKEDEVPGGFAHDEKAYRQRHMR from the coding sequence ATGGCGAAACACCAAACCCCCATGTTGGACCAGCTCGAAACCGGGCCGTGGCCCAGCTTCGTGTCCGACATCAAACAGGAAGCCGCGCACCGGGCCGCCAATCCCAAGGGGCTGGACTACCAGATCCCGGTCGATTGCGCCGACGACCTGCTCGGCGTGCTGGAACTCTCCTTTAAGGATAAGGAGACGCATTGGAAGCACGGCGGCATCGTGGGCGTTTTCGGCTATGGCGGCGGCGTTATCGGCCGCTACTGTGACCAGCCCGAGATGTTCCCCGGCGTGGCCCATTTTCATACGGTTCGTGTGGCCCAGCCCTCCGGCAAGTACTACACCACCGAGTATCTCCGCCAGATCATGGACATCTGGGATCTGCGCGGCTCGGGCCTGACCAACATGCACGGTTCCACCGGCGACATCGTGCTGCTCGGCACCACCACCCCGCAGCTCGAGGAAATTTTCCACGACCTGACCCACAATCTGAATACGGACCTTGGCGGCTCGGGCTCCAACCTGCGCACCCCGGCCGATTGCCTGGGCCAGTCCCGCTGCGAATTCGCTTGCTACGACACCCAGGACGTGTGCCACACCCTGACCAACGACTATCAGGACGAGCTGCACCGCCCGGCCTTCCCCTACAAGTTCAAGTTCAAGTTCGACGGCTGTCCGAACGGCTGCGTGGCCTCCATCGCCCGCTCCGACTTCTCGGTCATCGGCACCTGGAAGGACGATATCCAGATCGACCAGGACCGCGTGAAAGCCTATGTCGGCGGCGAGTTCAAGCCGGGCGGCGGCTCCCACGCCGGCCGTGACTGGGGCGCCTTCGACGTCGTCAAGGAAGTCGTGGACCGCTGCCCCACCGGCTGCATGAGCTACGACGGCGCCAAGCTGTCCATCGACAACAGCAACTGCACCCGCTGCATGCACTGCATCAACACCATGCCGGCCGCCCTTAAGATCGGCAAGGAAACCGGCGCGTCCATCCTGGTCGGCGCCAAGGCCCCGATTCTCGACGGCGCGCAGATGTCCTCCCTGCTCGTGCCCTTCGTCGTGGTGGAAAACCCCTACGACGAGGTCAAGGAAATCATCGAGAACATCTGGGACTGGTGGATGGAAGAAGGCAAGAACCGCGAGCGCGTGGGCGAGACCATCAAACGTCTCTCCTTCCAGAAGCTGCTCGAGGTCACCAACACCAAGGCTATCCCGCAGCATGTGGAATCCCCCCGTGCCAACCCCTACATCTTCTTCAAGGAAGATGAGGTGCCCGGCGGCTTTGCCCACGACGAAAAGGCCTATCGCCAGAGACACATGAGATAA
- a CDS encoding dissimilatory sulfite reductase D family protein, which yields MASEKEQVLEFLTGKTGKSKFYFNDFCKIFPDKKPREVKKVLTELVNEGKVIFWSSGSTSMYGLAGVGKQQAEED from the coding sequence ATGGCTTCCGAGAAAGAGCAGGTGCTCGAGTTCCTCACGGGCAAAACGGGTAAGAGCAAGTTCTACTTCAACGATTTCTGCAAGATTTTCCCGGACAAAAAGCCCCGCGAAGTCAAAAAGGTCCTCACCGAACTGGTCAACGAAGGCAAGGTCATCTTCTGGTCCAGCGGCTCCACCTCCATGTACGGCCTGGCCGGCGTGGGCAAGCAGCAGGCCGAGGAAGACTAG
- a CDS encoding TolC family protein produces the protein MSKRKHFLAFVAGVFLVVALAAPALAQDAAAPAASDRVAKRYTKGVMAPDASATPVLPSSGIEQKIEKIPLPDFVNTDRTDTEVAKQIAPGAAGVAPEGQPLSMAESVKRGLDANPQMQSARATFSGAEESRRQALANFAPVGTVSYTFQRTDAENIGIASQSLPGNQIINSMAGTSLSTTRNTHSRQGYWQNLYQLQLTVTQPIFTGFKLLSSYQKAALNKEYSNANIDYTELSLIKSVQQAFLSLLQARANVKSNKDSVARLESQYKVAQAYYDVGLKPRLDVLQAESDLAAAEQTLLSSQNTVLVQTAQLNSLLNLPLNQQTNYVGELTYLPFTMSIEDCLNTAYKQRPDLYMGVKSVQMAEKDVKIAAAPLYPQIQAQYTYTKQGNSADLSLQDMSGATTPESSAVGVSATLQAWDWGSTFFGMQSARETVKKLQADLAKLRLDVGYQVKTFYLNIQDAAKRISVARTAVEASKEGFRMAIARYQAQVGTSVDVLTAQSSLTTAETNLTQALTDYQSALADIYVAMGVRNLNLGGD, from the coding sequence ATGTCCAAGCGAAAACATTTTCTGGCCTTTGTGGCCGGTGTTTTTCTCGTTGTTGCCCTGGCCGCCCCGGCCCTGGCCCAGGACGCCGCCGCGCCCGCCGCGTCGGACCGCGTGGCCAAGCGCTACACCAAAGGGGTGATGGCCCCTGATGCCTCCGCCACCCCCGTTCTCCCGTCGAGCGGCATCGAGCAGAAAATCGAAAAGATTCCGCTGCCCGATTTCGTCAATACGGATCGGACGGATACGGAAGTGGCCAAGCAGATCGCTCCCGGCGCGGCCGGGGTGGCCCCTGAAGGGCAGCCCCTGAGCATGGCGGAGAGCGTCAAGCGCGGCCTCGACGCCAACCCCCAGATGCAGTCGGCGCGCGCGACCTTCAGCGGCGCGGAGGAAAGCCGTCGCCAGGCCCTGGCCAACTTCGCTCCGGTGGGCACGGTCAGCTACACCTTTCAGCGCACCGACGCCGAGAACATCGGCATCGCTAGCCAGTCCCTGCCCGGCAACCAGATCATCAACTCCATGGCCGGCACCTCGCTTTCCACCACGCGCAACACCCATTCGCGGCAGGGCTACTGGCAAAACCTCTACCAGCTCCAGTTGACGGTCACGCAGCCCATCTTCACGGGTTTCAAGCTGCTGAGCAGCTACCAGAAGGCGGCCCTCAACAAAGAGTACAGCAACGCCAACATCGATTATACCGAGCTTTCCCTGATCAAGTCCGTCCAGCAGGCTTTCCTGAGCCTGCTGCAGGCCCGGGCCAACGTGAAGAGCAACAAGGACTCCGTGGCCCGGCTCGAATCCCAGTACAAAGTGGCTCAGGCCTACTATGACGTCGGCCTCAAGCCGCGCCTCGACGTCCTGCAGGCGGAATCCGATCTGGCGGCGGCGGAGCAGACCCTGCTTTCCTCCCAGAACACGGTGCTGGTGCAAACCGCCCAGCTCAATTCCCTGCTCAATCTGCCGCTCAACCAGCAGACGAATTACGTGGGCGAGCTGACCTACCTGCCGTTTACGATGAGCATCGAGGACTGCCTGAATACGGCCTACAAACAGCGTCCGGACCTGTATATGGGCGTCAAGTCGGTGCAGATGGCCGAAAAGGACGTCAAGATCGCGGCCGCCCCGCTGTATCCGCAGATTCAGGCCCAGTACACCTATACCAAGCAGGGCAACTCCGCCGACCTGTCGCTTCAGGACATGTCCGGCGCCACCACCCCCGAGTCTTCGGCCGTCGGCGTCTCGGCCACCTTGCAGGCCTGGGACTGGGGTTCCACCTTCTTCGGCATGCAGTCGGCCCGCGAGACGGTCAAGAAGCTCCAGGCCGATCTGGCCAAGCTGCGCCTGGACGTCGGCTACCAGGTCAAGACCTTCTACCTCAATATCCAGGACGCGGCCAAGCGCATCTCCGTGGCCCGCACGGCCGTGGAGGCGTCCAAGGAAGGGTTCCGCATGGCCATTGCCCGGTACCAGGCCCAGGTGGGCACGAGCGTGGACGTGCTGACGGCCCAGTCCTCGCTGACCACGGCGGAAACCAACCTGACCCAGGCCCTGACCGACTATCAGAGCGCCCTGGCCGACATCTACGTGGCCATGGGCGTGCGCAACCTGAACCTTGGGGGCGACTAG
- a CDS encoding tetratricopeptide repeat protein → MPPTGKSIREDLARAKAAFAKNEDLRTVQLIATALKAFVSVKLSSSDRIAVEGLLRENFANISKLPRVKKYAPHGIPYTKGQEKKLCAFLLPLAQKIADDINRESLDAMRERKLRIDHAVIKGSKLLGEGNLLEAQRNFRAAVEDYVDEKGLFPLIASKLIDAGHFKASFEYIKRAVEEAPDNPRAYDFLMTAAGKANEWVHAERILNEAGPKQGPHPLLDQALALVHARLGNWQEAQSAAKRALEADEQLLDARKVLAAAAKKLAAAPSPQAS, encoded by the coding sequence ATGCCGCCAACCGGAAAATCCATACGCGAGGACTTGGCCAGGGCCAAAGCGGCCTTTGCCAAAAACGAGGACCTGCGCACGGTCCAACTCATCGCCACGGCGCTCAAGGCGTTCGTTTCCGTCAAGCTGTCCTCTTCGGACCGCATCGCTGTGGAAGGCCTTTTGCGCGAGAACTTCGCCAACATCAGCAAGCTGCCCCGGGTCAAGAAATACGCGCCCCACGGCATCCCCTACACCAAGGGCCAAGAAAAAAAGCTGTGCGCCTTCCTGCTCCCCCTGGCCCAAAAAATCGCCGACGACATCAATCGCGAAAGCCTCGACGCCATGCGCGAGCGCAAGCTGCGCATCGACCATGCCGTCATCAAGGGCAGCAAACTCCTTGGCGAAGGCAACCTGCTCGAAGCCCAGCGCAATTTCCGGGCGGCTGTGGAGGATTATGTCGACGAGAAAGGCCTTTTCCCGCTCATTGCCTCAAAGCTCATTGACGCCGGCCACTTCAAGGCGTCCTTTGAGTACATCAAGCGGGCCGTGGAAGAAGCTCCGGACAACCCGCGCGCTTACGATTTTCTCATGACCGCCGCCGGCAAGGCCAATGAATGGGTGCATGCCGAACGCATCTTAAACGAGGCCGGCCCGAAACAGGGACCGCACCCCCTGCTCGACCAGGCCCTGGCCTTGGTCCACGCGCGGCTCGGCAACTGGCAGGAGGCCCAAAGCGCGGCCAAGCGGGCCCTGGAAGCCGACGAGCAACTGCTCGATGCCCGCAAGGTCCTGGCCGCGGCCGCCAAAAAGCTGGCCGCCGCGCCCTCGCCCCAGGCGTCCTGA
- the serS gene encoding serine--tRNA ligase, translating into MLDLKFVRQNPEAVAEGMARRHFPLDLPAFLALEEARRETLTAVEQKKSQRNAASAEVAKIKRQGGDAAPVLEGLGTLSAEIKALDEKTRDLDEQVRQWLLGVPNIPNASTPDGAGEDDNPTVRTVGTPRVFDFPIKEHQDVGTALDGLDFERAAKLSGARFVVLRKDLARLERALAAFMLDTHIADHGYTEVATPYIVNAESLTGTGQLPKFAEDLFKLEGLESYLIPTAEVPVTNLHRGETLPESALPVAYCCHTQCFRSEAGSYGKDTKGLIRLHQFGKVELVRLVHPDTSYDELEKLTGHAEAILQKLELPYRVVSLCTGDLGFTSAKTYDLEVWLPGQDKYREISSCSNFEDFQARRADIRFKPSGAKKTALVHTINGSGLAIGRTMAAILENYLQKDGSVTVPRALVPYMGGVESLEPEGNKA; encoded by the coding sequence ATGCTGGACCTTAAATTCGTGCGCCAGAATCCTGAGGCCGTGGCCGAGGGCATGGCCAGGCGGCATTTTCCCCTGGACCTGCCGGCCTTCCTGGCCCTGGAAGAGGCCCGCCGCGAGACCTTGACCGCCGTCGAACAAAAAAAGAGCCAGCGCAACGCGGCCTCGGCCGAGGTGGCCAAGATCAAGCGCCAGGGCGGCGACGCCGCCCCCGTGCTGGAAGGCCTCGGCACGCTGTCCGCCGAAATAAAGGCCCTGGACGAAAAGACCCGGGACCTCGACGAGCAGGTGCGGCAGTGGCTGCTCGGCGTGCCGAACATCCCCAACGCCTCCACACCGGACGGCGCCGGGGAAGACGACAACCCCACCGTGCGCACGGTGGGCACGCCGCGCGTCTTCGATTTTCCCATCAAGGAACACCAGGACGTGGGCACGGCCTTGGACGGGCTCGATTTCGAGCGGGCGGCCAAGCTGTCCGGCGCGCGGTTCGTGGTGCTGCGCAAGGATCTTGCCCGGCTGGAGCGCGCCCTGGCCGCGTTCATGCTCGACACCCACATCGCCGACCACGGCTACACCGAGGTGGCCACGCCCTACATCGTCAACGCCGAGAGCCTCACCGGCACGGGCCAGCTGCCCAAGTTCGCCGAGGACCTCTTCAAGCTCGAGGGCCTGGAGTCCTACCTCATCCCCACGGCCGAGGTGCCGGTGACCAACCTGCACCGGGGCGAGACGCTGCCTGAATCGGCCCTGCCCGTGGCCTATTGCTGCCATACCCAGTGCTTCCGGTCCGAGGCCGGCTCCTACGGCAAAGACACCAAGGGGCTCATCCGCCTGCACCAGTTCGGCAAGGTCGAACTCGTGCGGCTCGTGCACCCGGACACGTCCTACGACGAGCTGGAAAAGCTCACCGGCCACGCCGAGGCCATCCTGCAAAAGCTGGAGCTGCCCTACCGCGTGGTGTCGCTTTGCACCGGCGACCTGGGCTTTACCTCGGCCAAGACCTACGACCTGGAAGTCTGGCTGCCGGGGCAGGACAAGTACCGCGAAATTTCCTCGTGCTCGAATTTCGAGGATTTCCAGGCCCGGCGCGCCGACATCCGCTTCAAGCCGTCAGGCGCCAAGAAGACGGCGCTGGTGCACACCATAAACGGCTCCGGGCTGGCCATCGGCCGCACCATGGCCGCGATTCTGGAGAACTACCTGCAAAAAGACGGCTCGGTGACGGTGCCGCGGGCGCTCGTGCCCTATATGGGCGGCGTCGAGTCCCTCGAGCCCGAAGGGAACAAGGCATGA
- the dsrB gene encoding dissimilatory-type sulfite reductase subunit beta, translated as MAFISSGYNPDKPMEGRITDIGPRHYEEFYPAVIKKNKGQWDYHEIVKPGVLKHAALSGDVVYTVRVGGARLMSVTHVREICEIADKHCGGHLRFTTRNNVEFMVETEEALNGLIADLESRKFAGGSYKFPIGGTGACVSNIVHTQGYVHCHTPATDASGPVKAVMDEMFEYFQSMTLPAMVRISLACCLNMCGAVHCSDIGIVGIHRKPPIVEHDRLDNICEIPLAISACPTGAIKPTKVEIDGKKVNSVAVNASRCMYCGNCYTMCPAMPLASGEGDGIVLMVGGKVSNRISMPKFSKVVVAYIPNEPPRWPTLTKMIKHIVEVYAKDANKYERLGEWAERIGWEKFFELCDLEFSHHCIDDFRDPAYYTWRQSTQFKFTKHIEA; from the coding sequence ATGGCATTCATCTCTTCCGGATACAATCCCGACAAACCCATGGAAGGCCGCATCACGGATATCGGCCCTCGGCATTACGAGGAGTTCTATCCGGCGGTCATCAAGAAGAATAAAGGCCAGTGGGACTACCACGAGATCGTCAAGCCCGGCGTGCTCAAGCACGCCGCGCTCTCCGGCGACGTGGTCTACACCGTGCGTGTCGGCGGCGCCCGCCTCATGAGCGTCACCCACGTCCGTGAGATCTGCGAGATCGCCGACAAGCACTGCGGCGGCCACCTGCGCTTTACCACGCGTAACAACGTGGAGTTCATGGTCGAGACCGAAGAGGCCTTGAACGGCCTCATCGCCGACCTCGAGTCCCGCAAGTTCGCCGGCGGCAGCTACAAGTTCCCCATCGGCGGCACCGGCGCCTGCGTGTCCAACATCGTCCACACCCAGGGCTATGTGCACTGCCACACCCCGGCCACCGACGCCTCCGGCCCGGTCAAGGCCGTCATGGACGAAATGTTCGAGTACTTCCAGTCCATGACCCTGCCGGCCATGGTCCGCATCTCCCTGGCCTGCTGCCTGAACATGTGCGGCGCCGTGCACTGCTCCGACATCGGCATCGTCGGCATCCACCGCAAGCCGCCGATCGTCGAACACGACCGCCTGGACAACATCTGCGAAATCCCGCTGGCCATCTCCGCCTGCCCCACCGGCGCCATCAAGCCGACCAAGGTCGAGATCGACGGCAAGAAGGTCAACTCCGTCGCGGTCAACGCCTCGCGCTGCATGTACTGCGGCAACTGCTACACCATGTGCCCGGCCATGCCGCTCGCTTCCGGCGAGGGTGACGGCATCGTGCTCATGGTCGGCGGCAAGGTGTCCAACCGCATCTCCATGCCGAAGTTCTCCAAGGTCGTTGTGGCCTACATCCCCAACGAGCCGCCGCGTTGGCCGACGCTGACCAAGATGATCAAGCACATCGTCGAGGTCTACGCGAAAGACGCCAACAAGTACGAGCGCCTGGGCGAATGGGCCGAGCGCATCGGCTGGGAGAAGTTCTTCGAGCTGTGCGACCTCGAGTTCTCGCATCACTGCATCGACGACTTCCGCGATCCGGCCTACTACACGTGGCGCCAGAGTACGCAGTTCAAGTTCACGAAGCACATCGAGGCCTAA
- a CDS encoding cobyrinate a,c-diamide synthase, whose protein sequence is MRAVNDRPRLVLAGLSGGAGKTILTLGVCRALAAAGLRVRPFKKGPDYIDAAWLGLAAGCDATNLDPFLLPAERLPSLFLEKSQDADIAVIEGNRGLFDGMDVAGSCSTAALARQLDAPVVLILDATKMTRTAAALVAGVAGFEPGLRLAGVVANRTAGPRHRAIVRESIETLAGVPVLGLLPKISDNPIPERHMGLVSNREHAAVDAILDGLAALVREHVDLDRLVALAQSAPPLPDLELPPPPAPPGPDAPVIGVVRDAALWFYYPENIEALTRAGARIVSVSILDPAPWPDLDGLYLGGGFPETQVAALADNRVVRERVRALSASGLPIYAECGGFMYLCQGLEVRGVTYPMAGVYPITTTLCARPQGLGYSLARVVRDNPFHPAGTLLHGHEFHYSRCQAALDCSPLPGPEAFTLAMERGVGMCEGHDGLLTGNTFAAYTHIHAEGAPHWAPNFVAAARRYAARRRG, encoded by the coding sequence ATGCGCGCCGTGAATGATCGCCCGCGTCTTGTCCTGGCCGGGCTGTCCGGGGGCGCAGGCAAGACCATCCTGACTCTTGGTGTTTGCCGGGCTCTGGCCGCCGCCGGGCTGCGCGTCCGTCCGTTCAAAAAGGGTCCGGATTACATCGACGCCGCTTGGCTCGGACTTGCCGCCGGGTGCGACGCCACCAATCTGGACCCTTTCTTATTGCCCGCCGAAAGGCTCCCTTCCCTTTTTCTGGAAAAATCCCAAGACGCCGACATCGCCGTCATCGAAGGCAATCGCGGCCTGTTCGACGGCATGGACGTGGCCGGCTCCTGCTCCACCGCCGCGCTGGCCCGCCAGCTCGACGCCCCGGTCGTCCTGATTCTCGACGCCACCAAGATGACCCGCACCGCCGCCGCCCTGGTCGCGGGCGTGGCCGGCTTCGAACCCGGACTGCGCCTTGCCGGCGTGGTGGCCAACCGTACCGCCGGACCGCGTCACCGGGCCATCGTGCGCGAAAGCATCGAAACCCTGGCCGGGGTGCCGGTGCTGGGACTGCTGCCCAAAATTTCCGACAATCCCATTCCCGAGCGCCACATGGGACTGGTCTCCAACCGCGAGCACGCCGCCGTGGACGCCATCCTGGACGGTCTGGCCGCGCTCGTGCGCGAACATGTGGACCTCGACCGGCTCGTCGCCCTGGCCCAGTCCGCGCCGCCGCTGCCAGACCTGGAGCTTCCCCCGCCGCCCGCGCCGCCCGGCCCGGACGCGCCGGTCATCGGCGTGGTGCGCGATGCGGCCCTGTGGTTCTACTATCCGGAAAATATCGAGGCGCTGACGCGCGCCGGCGCGCGCATCGTCTCCGTCAGCATCCTCGACCCGGCGCCTTGGCCCGACCTCGACGGTCTTTACCTCGGCGGCGGCTTTCCCGAAACCCAGGTCGCGGCCCTGGCCGACAATCGCGTCGTGCGGGAACGGGTGCGCGCCCTTTCCGCTTCGGGACTCCCCATCTACGCCGAGTGCGGCGGGTTCATGTACCTGTGCCAGGGGCTCGAGGTGCGGGGCGTCACCTACCCCATGGCCGGTGTGTATCCCATCACCACCACGCTTTGCGCCAGGCCCCAGGGACTTGGCTACAGCCTGGCCCGGGTGGTGCGGGACAATCCCTTTCACCCCGCCGGAACCCTGCTCCATGGGCACGAATTTCATTACTCCCGTTGCCAGGCGGCCCTCGACTGCTCGCCGCTCCCCGGTCCCGAAGCCTTCACCCTGGCCATGGAGCGGGGCGTGGGCATGTGCGAGGGCCACGACGGCCTGCTGACGGGCAACACCTTCGCCGCCTATACCCACATCCACGCCGAGGGCGCGCCCCACTGGGCGCCGAACTTCGTCGCGGCGGCCAGGCGCTACGCGGCGCGGCGTAGGGGGTAG
- the polA gene encoding DNA polymerase I yields the protein MSLATRLGFTADPVFLIDGSAFFYRGYHAFRDIARSDGFPTSALFMIFRLLFKLVKEQHPRHLVFFLDGRGPSFRSKIYTDYKANREAMPEPLARQVEPLLDGLRLFGARVIVPEDAEADDGIASLAARFRDRLPVVIVGADKDLKQCLDERVVLYDPSGKAEKLTTKAEFTAESGIEPASWPDLQALVGDTSDNIPGVPGIGIKTALGILRDHPTLEDVRDNLPDLKATVRKKIEPAIEDVFTYRELTRLRTDLLPEVSLADTALTPPDAEGLRAFLESYEFRTLARDIPGLSSLAPTESKRETAASRRLSLFDDPPAGNAATPASDPAPKPVPAGELPDLAGRRVALVPVAAGFTLSLGPDEIVTDAAPAALAPLLAKADRVAVPSVKEMLAMDAAFAALPLSLWFDLGLAAYLLDPEQRNYGFPRLRDSLFADPTVDASAVSPDDTARAAALLAEVYTARLDTAGLTDLVERLELPLIPVLLDMERAGIGVDLRSLAAFGAEVATDLTRLEKELHTLAGHPFNPRSSQQLGEILFTEMGLTPKGKTPGGAASTSQDALERLAGSNPLVDRILEFRKLEKLRSTYLDPLPKLADADGRIHTTLNNMATATGRLSSSNPNLQNIPIRGPLGRRMRECFVAGPGKTLVAADYSQIELRVLAHLSGEPALLSAFAAGADIHARTASLLFDKPEAEIGPDERRQAKTINFGLLYGMGPQKLSRDLGIKLDAAKAFIAKYFERLSGLSAFYDNIVESAKTQGYVTTLAGRRRLLPDIESKNSQLASQARRQAINTVVQGGAADIIKMAMLAAHKDADLKRAGAVMVLQIHDELLLETPMDTADAAGKRLSDLMCGVIKLAVPLVVDWGTGHTWGQAH from the coding sequence ATGTCCCTGGCCACACGACTCGGCTTCACGGCCGACCCGGTTTTCCTCATCGACGGCAGCGCGTTTTTCTACCGCGGCTACCACGCCTTCCGCGACATCGCCCGCTCGGACGGTTTTCCGACCAGCGCCCTGTTCATGATTTTTCGCTTGCTGTTTAAACTCGTCAAAGAACAACACCCGCGCCATCTGGTTTTCTTCCTGGACGGGCGCGGTCCCTCCTTTCGCAGCAAAATTTATACCGACTACAAAGCCAATCGCGAGGCCATGCCCGAACCCCTGGCCCGTCAGGTCGAGCCGCTCCTTGACGGCCTGCGCCTTTTCGGCGCGCGGGTCATCGTGCCCGAGGACGCCGAGGCCGACGACGGCATCGCCTCCCTGGCCGCCCGGTTTCGGGACCGGCTCCCCGTGGTCATCGTGGGCGCGGACAAGGACCTCAAGCAGTGCCTGGACGAGCGCGTGGTCCTCTACGACCCCTCGGGCAAGGCCGAAAAGCTCACCACCAAGGCCGAGTTCACCGCCGAGAGCGGCATCGAGCCCGCCTCCTGGCCGGACTTGCAGGCCCTGGTCGGCGACACCAGCGACAACATCCCGGGCGTTCCCGGAATCGGCATCAAGACCGCGCTTGGCATCCTGCGCGACCACCCCACCCTGGAGGACGTGCGCGACAACCTGCCGGACCTCAAGGCCACGGTGCGCAAAAAGATCGAGCCGGCCATCGAGGACGTCTTCACCTACCGGGAACTGACGCGCCTGCGCACCGACCTGTTGCCGGAGGTTTCCCTGGCCGATACCGCCTTGACGCCGCCGGACGCCGAAGGATTACGCGCTTTCCTCGAATCCTATGAATTTCGCACCCTGGCCCGCGACATCCCGGGCCTGTCCAGCTTGGCGCCGACGGAATCCAAGCGGGAAACCGCAGCCAGCCGCCGGCTGTCGCTTTTCGACGATCCGCCGGCGGGGAATGCCGCCACGCCGGCGTCCGATCCCGCGCCGAAACCCGTGCCGGCCGGGGAACTGCCCGACCTGGCCGGACGCCGGGTCGCCCTCGTCCCGGTCGCGGCCGGCTTCACCCTGTCCCTGGGACCGGACGAGATCGTAACCGACGCCGCCCCGGCCGCCCTGGCCCCGCTTCTGGCCAAGGCGGACCGTGTGGCCGTGCCCTCGGTCAAGGAAATGCTGGCCATGGACGCGGCCTTTGCCGCCCTGCCGCTCTCCCTGTGGTTCGATCTGGGGCTCGCCGCCTATCTGCTCGATCCCGAGCAGCGCAACTACGGCTTCCCGCGCCTTCGCGACAGCCTTTTCGCCGATCCCACCGTGGACGCCTCGGCCGTTTCTCCCGACGACACCGCCCGGGCGGCCGCGCTCTTGGCCGAGGTCTACACGGCCCGCCTGGACACGGCCGGGCTGACCGATCTGGTCGAACGGCTGGAGCTGCCGCTCATTCCGGTGCTGCTCGACATGGAGCGGGCCGGCATCGGCGTGGATTTGCGGTCCCTGGCCGCCTTCGGCGCGGAGGTGGCGACCGATCTGACCCGCCTGGAAAAGGAGCTGCACACCTTGGCGGGACACCCCTTCAACCCCCGCTCCAGCCAGCAGCTCGGCGAGATCCTCTTCACCGAAATGGGGCTCACCCCCAAGGGCAAGACCCCGGGCGGCGCGGCCTCCACCTCCCAGGACGCCCTGGAGCGTCTGGCCGGCTCCAATCCCCTGGTCGACCGCATCCTGGAATTCCGCAAGCTCGAAAAGCTGCGATCCACCTATCTCGACCCGTTGCCGAAACTGGCCGATGCCGACGGGCGCATCCACACCACCCTCAACAACATGGCCACGGCCACCGGCCGGCTGTCGAGCTCCAACCCCAACCTGCAAAACATCCCCATCCGCGGACCCCTCGGGCGGCGCATGCGCGAATGTTTCGTGGCCGGTCCGGGCAAGACGCTGGTCGCGGCCGACTACTCCCAGATCGAACTGCGGGTGCTGGCCCATCTTTCCGGCGAACCAGCCCTGCTTTCGGCCTTCGCCGCCGGGGCCGACATCCACGCCCGCACCGCCTCGCTGCTTTTCGACAAACCCGAAGCCGAAATAGGCCCGGATGAGCGCCGCCAGGCCAAGACCATCAACTTCGGCCTGCTCTACGGCATGGGGCCGCAAAAGCTCTCCCGCGACCTCGGCATCAAGCTCGACGCGGCCAAGGCCTTTATCGCCAAATATTTCGAGCGGCTCTCCGGGCTTTCCGCCTTTTACGACAACATCGTGGAGTCGGCCAAGACCCAGGGCTACGTCACAACCCTGGCCGGACGCCGGCGGCTTTTGCCCGACATCGAATCGAAAAATTCCCAGCTTGCTTCCCAGGCCAGACGGCAGGCCATCAACACCGTGGTTCAGGGCGGCGCGGCCGACATCATCAAGATGGCCATGCTGGCCGCCCACAAGGACGCGGACCTCAAGCGGGCCGGCGCGGTCATGGTGCTGCAAATCCACGACGAACTGCTTCTGGAGACCCCCATGGACACAGCCGATGCGGCCGGAAAGCGGCTGTCCGACCTCATGTGCGGCGTCATCAAGCTCGCCGTGCCGCTTGTGGTCGACTGGGGCACGGGCCACACCTGGGGCCAGGCGCACTAG